In Populus nigra chromosome 1, ddPopNigr1.1, whole genome shotgun sequence, one genomic interval encodes:
- the LOC133679679 gene encoding probable protein phosphatase 2C 24 isoform X1, giving the protein MAEIYRGVVSENEASSTSCEPSSRIARRRRMEIRRLRFVAGVASTETEADDMGTHKRQKLQVYSTTRSGSNISPCSRDCQNAVENCGAEHPDENKPFEKGKSSENIISRQYSLNLTSSPSILSTSLIDPDQLFPKFGVASVCGRRRDMEDAVAIHPSFCRKDQETKTELHFFGVYDGHGCSHVAVKCKERLHELVKEEFGGIKEGWKSAMERSFRRMDKEVIAWNQGVEVRANCKCEMQTPECDAVGSAAVVAVVSPDKIVVANCGDSRAVLCRNGKPLPLSSDHKPDRPDELNRIENAGGRVIYWDGPRVLGVLAMSRAIGDNYLKPYVSCEPEVTIIDRTAEDDCLIIASDGLWDVVSNETACMVARTCLRGKGHAPGPCSPRLVENNEAVGIPAGSSGSGEMSDKACSEASMLLTKMALARHSTDNVSVVVVNLRKDT; this is encoded by the exons ATGGCCGAGATTTACCGTGGAGTGGTGAGTGAGAACGAGGCATCGTCAACGTCATGTGAGCCAAGTTCAAGAATAGCTAGACGGAGAAGAATGGAGATTAGACGGCTCAGATTCGTGGCAGGAGTGGCCTCAACAGAGACAGAAGCTGATGACATGGGCACCCATAAAAGGCAGAAACTGCAAGTTTACAGTACTACTCGTAGTGGTAGTAATATTAGCCCGTGTTCTCGTGATTGTCAGAACGCAGTGGAGAACTGTGGTGCTGAACACCCAGATGAAAATAAACCGTTTGAGAAAGGTAAATCATCAGAGAACATAATTTCGAGGCAATACTCTTTGAATCTAACTTCAAGTCCCTCAATTTTATCAACATCTTTAATCGATCCAGATCAGTTGTTTCCAAAATTCGGGGTGGCTTCGGTTTGTGGAAGGAGAAGAGACATGGAAGATGCGGTAGCGATTCACCCTTCATTCTGTCGGAAAGACCAGGAAACCAAAACTGAGTTGCACTTCTTTGGTGTCTACGATGGCCACGGTTGTTCTCAT GTGGCAGTAAAGTGTAAGGAGAGATTGCATGAGCTGGTGAAAGAGGAGTTTGGGGGGATCAAGGAGGGGTGGAAAAGCGCAATGGAAAGAAGCTTTAGGCGGATGGACAAGGAAGTAATAGCGTGGAATCAAGGGGTGGAGGTTCGGGCGAATTGCAAGTGTGAGATGCAAACTCCAGAATGTGATGCTGTTGGATCCGCTGCTGTTGTTGCAGTTGTATCTCCTGACAAAATCGTTGTCGCTAATTGTGGGGATTCAAGAGCTGTCCTGTGTCGTAATGGGAAACCACTCCCTTTGTCTTCCGATCACAAG CCTGACCGTCCAGACGAGCTTAACCGGATCGAAAACGCTGGCGGCCGGGTCATCTATTGGGACGGCCCAAGGGTTCTTGGAGTTCTGGCCATGTCAAGAGCCATAG GTGATAACTATCTAAAGCCATACGTTAGTTGCGAGCCAGAGGTAACAATAATAGATCGAACGGCAGAGGATGATTGCTTGATAATAGCAAGCGATGGTCTTTGGGACGTGGTCTCCAACGAGACAGCATGCATGGTGGCGCGTACGTGTTTGAGAGGGAAAGGGCACGCGCCGGGTCCATGTTCTCCTAGACTGGTGGAGAACAATGAGGCTGTGGGGATACCCGCCGGCAGCAGCGGAAGTGGGGAAATGTCGGACAAGGCGTGCTCTGAGGCATCAATGTTGCTGACGAAGATGGCGCTGGCCAGGCATAGTACCGACAATGTGAGCGTTGTCGTGGTGAATTTAAGGAAAGACACGTAG
- the LOC133679679 gene encoding probable protein phosphatase 2C 24 isoform X2: MAEIYRGVVSENEASSTSCEPSSRIARRRRMEIRRLRFVAGVASTETEADDMGTHKRQKLQVYSTTRSGSNISPCSRDCQNAVENCGAEHPDENKPFEKDQLFPKFGVASVCGRRRDMEDAVAIHPSFCRKDQETKTELHFFGVYDGHGCSHVAVKCKERLHELVKEEFGGIKEGWKSAMERSFRRMDKEVIAWNQGVEVRANCKCEMQTPECDAVGSAAVVAVVSPDKIVVANCGDSRAVLCRNGKPLPLSSDHKPDRPDELNRIENAGGRVIYWDGPRVLGVLAMSRAIGDNYLKPYVSCEPEVTIIDRTAEDDCLIIASDGLWDVVSNETACMVARTCLRGKGHAPGPCSPRLVENNEAVGIPAGSSGSGEMSDKACSEASMLLTKMALARHSTDNVSVVVVNLRKDT; the protein is encoded by the exons ATGGCCGAGATTTACCGTGGAGTGGTGAGTGAGAACGAGGCATCGTCAACGTCATGTGAGCCAAGTTCAAGAATAGCTAGACGGAGAAGAATGGAGATTAGACGGCTCAGATTCGTGGCAGGAGTGGCCTCAACAGAGACAGAAGCTGATGACATGGGCACCCATAAAAGGCAGAAACTGCAAGTTTACAGTACTACTCGTAGTGGTAGTAATATTAGCCCGTGTTCTCGTGATTGTCAGAACGCAGTGGAGAACTGTGGTGCTGAACACCCAGATGAAAATAAACCGTTTGAGAAAG ATCAGTTGTTTCCAAAATTCGGGGTGGCTTCGGTTTGTGGAAGGAGAAGAGACATGGAAGATGCGGTAGCGATTCACCCTTCATTCTGTCGGAAAGACCAGGAAACCAAAACTGAGTTGCACTTCTTTGGTGTCTACGATGGCCACGGTTGTTCTCAT GTGGCAGTAAAGTGTAAGGAGAGATTGCATGAGCTGGTGAAAGAGGAGTTTGGGGGGATCAAGGAGGGGTGGAAAAGCGCAATGGAAAGAAGCTTTAGGCGGATGGACAAGGAAGTAATAGCGTGGAATCAAGGGGTGGAGGTTCGGGCGAATTGCAAGTGTGAGATGCAAACTCCAGAATGTGATGCTGTTGGATCCGCTGCTGTTGTTGCAGTTGTATCTCCTGACAAAATCGTTGTCGCTAATTGTGGGGATTCAAGAGCTGTCCTGTGTCGTAATGGGAAACCACTCCCTTTGTCTTCCGATCACAAG CCTGACCGTCCAGACGAGCTTAACCGGATCGAAAACGCTGGCGGCCGGGTCATCTATTGGGACGGCCCAAGGGTTCTTGGAGTTCTGGCCATGTCAAGAGCCATAG GTGATAACTATCTAAAGCCATACGTTAGTTGCGAGCCAGAGGTAACAATAATAGATCGAACGGCAGAGGATGATTGCTTGATAATAGCAAGCGATGGTCTTTGGGACGTGGTCTCCAACGAGACAGCATGCATGGTGGCGCGTACGTGTTTGAGAGGGAAAGGGCACGCGCCGGGTCCATGTTCTCCTAGACTGGTGGAGAACAATGAGGCTGTGGGGATACCCGCCGGCAGCAGCGGAAGTGGGGAAATGTCGGACAAGGCGTGCTCTGAGGCATCAATGTTGCTGACGAAGATGGCGCTGGCCAGGCATAGTACCGACAATGTGAGCGTTGTCGTGGTGAATTTAAGGAAAGACACGTAG